A DNA window from Amycolatopsis sp. DSM 110486 contains the following coding sequences:
- a CDS encoding class I SAM-dependent methyltransferase translates to MDTTAFTAVENSLYLTLDGRALDARAPRPVLGDPTAAGVVAALGHDPAAGPLVKSQVFDIAVRSRMLDDVVRSFVGRHPDAVVLELGCGLDGRIERVRPPSTVDWYDLDLPAVVSVRERLLPPPANVHPVAADLTDPAWLERIPADRPAVAVADGLVAFLPQDAFVALLAGIAGRFPTGEIAFNSYTRFHVWAIKHYRGTGSIAGVVANPGFDDPRAPQRWVPQLELVDEQFASRAPEVALQPPALRWFTRLAARSTAVARRGTCVLRYRF, encoded by the coding sequence ATGGACACGACGGCGTTCACCGCGGTGGAGAACAGCCTGTACCTCACGCTCGACGGCCGCGCGCTCGACGCCCGCGCACCCCGCCCGGTGCTCGGCGACCCCACGGCCGCGGGCGTCGTGGCGGCACTCGGGCACGACCCCGCGGCGGGGCCGCTGGTGAAGAGCCAGGTGTTCGACATCGCCGTGCGCTCGCGCATGCTCGACGACGTGGTGCGCTCGTTCGTCGGCCGCCACCCCGACGCCGTGGTGCTGGAGCTGGGCTGCGGGCTCGACGGCCGGATCGAACGCGTGCGGCCACCATCCACAGTGGACTGGTACGACCTCGACCTGCCCGCCGTCGTCTCAGTGCGCGAACGGCTCCTGCCGCCGCCCGCGAACGTCCACCCGGTGGCCGCCGACCTCACCGACCCGGCGTGGCTCGAGCGGATCCCGGCCGACCGGCCCGCAGTCGCGGTCGCCGACGGGCTCGTCGCCTTCCTGCCGCAGGACGCGTTCGTCGCCCTGCTCGCCGGGATCGCCGGGCGCTTCCCGACGGGCGAGATCGCGTTCAACAGCTACACGCGCTTCCACGTCTGGGCCATCAAGCACTACCGCGGTACCGGTTCCATCGCGGGCGTCGTGGCCAACCCCGGCTTCGACGACCCGCGCGCCCCGCAGCGCTGGGTGCCGCAACTGGAGCTGGTCGACGAGCAGTTCGCGTCCCGCGCGCCCGAGGTCGCGTTGCAGCCGCCGGCGCTGCGCTGGTTCACCCGGCTGGCGGCTCGCAGCACGGCGGTGGCCAGGCGGGGGACGTGCGTGCTGCGCTACCGCTTCTGA
- a CDS encoding MarR family winged helix-turn-helix transcriptional regulator, with translation MDQDSVGAGLAAWLRVMPAGVDADVEAARQRIGRLSRQFEQVLGRAAAAHDLTPGDWQALSALHRSGEPPVLTPKELGDLLGVTSGTVSVRIDRLARAGLIERVAAADGRSRPIRLTRKGRARWAAATKQRTDDERGLFAGALEPDRLTALNTLLADLLARFESEFGPASTVDRIGGEG, from the coding sequence GTGGACCAGGACTCGGTCGGCGCCGGCCTCGCGGCGTGGCTGCGCGTGATGCCCGCCGGGGTCGACGCGGACGTCGAGGCCGCGCGCCAGCGGATCGGCCGGCTGTCGCGGCAGTTCGAGCAGGTGCTGGGCCGCGCGGCCGCCGCCCACGACCTCACCCCCGGCGACTGGCAGGCACTCTCGGCCCTGCACCGCTCCGGAGAACCGCCCGTGCTCACGCCCAAGGAGCTCGGTGACCTGCTGGGTGTCACGTCGGGCACCGTCAGCGTCCGCATCGACCGGCTCGCCCGCGCGGGGCTGATCGAACGCGTCGCGGCCGCCGACGGACGCAGCCGACCGATCCGCCTCACCCGCAAGGGCCGCGCCCGCTGGGCCGCCGCCACGAAGCAGCGCACCGACGACGAACGCGGCCTCTTCGCGGGCGCACTCGAACCCGACCGCCTGACGGCCCTCAACACACTGCTGGCCGATCTCCTGGCCCGCTTCGAATCGGAGTTCGGCCCGGCGTCCACAGTGGACCGGATCGGCGGCGAGGGCTGA
- a CDS encoding helix-turn-helix domain-containing protein, translating into MPGSRLTHEDRQGVAEGLKAGLAYAEIARLLGRPTSTVSREVQRNGGPRGYRADHAQEATHERGRRVPAGAPAVSGFEERFTEMMVHTGLPRMPARVLATLLTSDRRTLSATDLVARVRVSPASVSKAIAYLEQLELVRRVSEPGSREHYRVDDDAWYRSCRREADVCTAWATSAREGAGLLAGSPAAARLAAMGDYFDHVGRDLADSAERWRHVFAAG; encoded by the coding sequence ATGCCGGGAAGCCGTCTGACCCACGAGGACCGTCAAGGCGTCGCCGAGGGGCTGAAAGCCGGGCTCGCCTACGCCGAGATCGCGCGGCTGCTCGGGCGGCCGACGTCGACTGTGAGCCGGGAAGTCCAGCGCAACGGCGGCCCGCGCGGCTACCGGGCCGACCACGCCCAGGAGGCCACGCACGAGCGGGGCCGGCGCGTGCCCGCGGGCGCCCCGGCGGTGAGCGGGTTCGAGGAGCGGTTCACGGAGATGATGGTCCACACCGGACTCCCGCGCATGCCGGCCCGCGTGCTCGCCACGCTCCTCACCAGCGACCGGCGCACGCTCTCCGCGACGGACCTCGTGGCGCGCGTGCGCGTGAGCCCGGCGTCGGTGTCCAAGGCGATCGCGTACCTGGAGCAGCTGGAGCTCGTCCGCCGCGTCAGCGAGCCCGGCAGCCGCGAGCACTACCGGGTCGACGACGACGCGTGGTACCGCTCGTGCCGCCGCGAAGCCGACGTCTGCACCGCGTGGGCCACCTCTGCCCGCGAGGGCGCCGGCCTGCTGGCCGGCTCCCCCGCCGCCGCGCGGCTGGCCGCGATGGGCGACTACTTCGACCACGTCGGCCGCGACCTCGCCGACTCGGCCGAACGGTGGCGGCACGTCTTCGCCGCCGGGTGA
- a CDS encoding oxidoreductase: MSRVWFITGTSAGFGRVLAEAVLARGERVVATARDVESVKDFADRALVARLDVTDPASIRSAVDAALAEYGQIDVLVNNAGHGLIGALEELTDEQTRKVMETNVFGVLAVTRAVLPHLRARRSGHIVQLSSVGGVVGNPGHAIYATSKFALEGLSEALAGEVGPLGIRVSIVEPGPFRTEFAGRSMTFADPIADYADTPAGRLRSQFSGQDGHQPNDPARAAAAILKLVDTPDAPLRLPLGPEAVTRIRAKLEKQLADLAEWEAVALDTRYPDA; this comes from the coding sequence ATGAGCCGGGTCTGGTTCATCACGGGCACGAGCGCCGGTTTCGGGCGGGTGCTCGCCGAGGCGGTGCTCGCGCGGGGCGAGCGGGTCGTGGCCACCGCGCGAGACGTCGAGTCGGTGAAGGACTTCGCCGACCGTGCGCTCGTCGCGCGCCTCGACGTGACCGACCCCGCGTCGATCCGCTCGGCCGTCGACGCCGCGCTCGCCGAGTACGGGCAGATCGACGTCCTTGTGAACAACGCGGGCCACGGCCTCATCGGCGCGCTCGAAGAGCTCACCGACGAGCAGACGCGCAAGGTCATGGAGACCAACGTGTTCGGCGTGCTCGCCGTGACGCGCGCCGTCCTGCCCCACCTGCGCGCGCGGCGCAGCGGGCACATCGTGCAGCTCTCGTCGGTGGGCGGCGTCGTCGGCAACCCGGGCCACGCGATCTACGCGACGTCGAAGTTCGCGCTGGAAGGCTTGTCCGAAGCCCTCGCCGGCGAGGTGGGGCCGCTCGGGATCCGCGTCAGCATCGTCGAGCCGGGCCCGTTCCGCACCGAGTTCGCCGGCCGGTCCATGACGTTCGCCGACCCGATCGCCGACTACGCCGACACCCCTGCCGGCCGGCTGCGCTCCCAGTTCTCCGGTCAGGACGGCCACCAGCCCAACGACCCCGCCCGCGCCGCCGCGGCCATCCTGAAGCTCGTCGACACCCCCGACGCACCGCTGCGGCTGCCACTCGGGCCTGAAGCGGTGACGCGGATCAGGGCGAAGCTGGAGAAGCAGCTGGCGGACCTGGCCGAGTGGGAGGCGGTCGCGCTGGATACGCGGTATCCGGACGCGTGA
- a CDS encoding short-chain dehydrogenase/reductase, with protein sequence MDLKLRGRRALVTGASKGIGAAVAEVLAAEGSHLHLAARSGEALEALARKLREAHGVEVTVHVVDLRETADLERLAEATADADILVNNAGDIPAGTLDQVGPDRWRHAWDLKVFGYVDLTRLVYSRLREQGRGVIVNVIGAGGERPKPEYIAGGTGNAALMAFTRALGAEGPRDGVRVVGVNPGPVATERITTMRAANDDVDASFAALPSRRVAEPGEVADLVAFLASARADYISGTIVTIDGGMSAAS encoded by the coding sequence ATGGACCTGAAACTCCGCGGCAGGCGCGCCCTGGTGACCGGCGCGTCGAAGGGCATCGGCGCGGCCGTGGCCGAGGTGCTCGCCGCCGAGGGCAGCCACCTGCACCTGGCCGCACGCAGCGGCGAGGCGCTCGAAGCCCTCGCCCGGAAGCTGCGGGAAGCGCACGGGGTCGAGGTGACCGTGCACGTCGTCGACCTGCGCGAAACGGCCGATCTCGAACGGCTCGCCGAGGCCACGGCCGACGCCGACATCCTCGTGAACAACGCCGGCGACATCCCGGCCGGCACGCTCGACCAGGTCGGCCCCGACCGGTGGCGGCACGCGTGGGACCTCAAGGTCTTCGGCTACGTCGACCTCACCCGGCTCGTCTACTCGCGGCTTCGCGAGCAGGGCCGCGGTGTGATCGTCAACGTGATCGGTGCCGGCGGTGAGCGGCCGAAGCCGGAGTACATCGCCGGCGGCACGGGCAACGCGGCGCTGATGGCCTTCACCCGGGCGCTCGGCGCCGAAGGTCCGCGCGACGGCGTGCGCGTGGTCGGCGTGAACCCCGGCCCGGTCGCGACCGAGCGGATCACCACCATGCGCGCGGCCAACGACGACGTCGACGCGAGCTTCGCCGCGCTGCCCTCGCGCCGCGTCGCCGAGCCGGGCGAGGTCGCTGACCTGGTGGCGTTCCTTGCTTCGGCCCGCGCCGACTACATCAGCGGCACCATCGTGACCATCGATGGCGGGATGTCCGCCGCGTCCTGA
- a CDS encoding MerR family transcriptional regulator, with translation MDSYSPSEVTARTGFSIDTLRYYERIGLLRDVHRTAGGRRRFTEDDLRFLHLLRCLRDTEMPIAQMLRYVELLREGDDTQAERLAVLQDHETRVAEQIDRLRGHQEHIRMKIAFYGAAVDQTPLDQTENLAKV, from the coding sequence GTGGATTCCTACTCACCCTCCGAAGTGACCGCCCGGACCGGCTTCAGCATCGACACGCTCCGCTACTACGAACGCATCGGCCTGCTGCGCGACGTCCACCGCACCGCGGGCGGGCGCCGCCGCTTCACCGAGGACGACCTGCGGTTCCTGCACCTGCTGCGCTGCCTGCGCGACACCGAGATGCCGATTGCGCAGATGCTGCGTTACGTGGAGTTGCTGCGCGAGGGCGACGACACCCAGGCCGAACGCCTCGCCGTGCTGCAGGATCACGAGACGCGCGTGGCCGAGCAGATCGACCGGCTGCGCGGGCACCAGGAGCACATCCGGATGAAGATCGCCTTCTACGGTGCCGCGGTCGACCAGACGCCGCTGGATCAGACCGAAAACCTGGCAAAAGTCTGA
- a CDS encoding aldo/keto reductase, with translation MTGLDDYRPLGRSGLRVSPLALGAMTFGPSGLSSDDATSREVFRTYVGAGGNYVDTADNYSDGRSEELVGEFLREVPDRDELVLATKYSGPRFVDGEPVRDVLGRSNGRKNMIASLERSLRRLGVDHVDLYWLHVWDGFTPAEEVVAAFADLMGAGKVRAVGLSDVPAWYATKAAMLGGPPITAMQLEYSLVERTIETEHLPLAAEFGIAVQPWSALAGGFLTGKYSRDGAGSGRLDGTKHSERRWAVLDAVREVAAETGQTPAQVAMHWVLRRPGIAGTLVGARSARQLTDTLGALALDLPAAVLDRLTEVSAPELPFPHNILARFS, from the coding sequence ATGACTGGTTTGGACGACTACCGGCCCCTGGGCCGTTCCGGGCTGCGGGTCTCGCCGCTGGCCCTGGGTGCGATGACGTTCGGCCCGAGCGGCCTCTCCTCCGACGACGCGACCTCGCGCGAGGTGTTCCGCACCTACGTCGGCGCCGGTGGCAACTACGTCGACACGGCCGACAACTACAGCGACGGGCGCAGCGAGGAGCTCGTCGGCGAGTTTCTACGCGAGGTGCCCGACCGCGACGAGCTGGTGCTGGCCACGAAGTACTCGGGCCCGCGGTTCGTCGACGGCGAGCCGGTGCGCGACGTCCTGGGGCGCAGCAACGGGCGCAAGAACATGATCGCGTCGCTGGAGCGGTCACTGCGGCGCCTGGGCGTGGACCACGTGGACCTGTACTGGCTGCACGTGTGGGACGGGTTCACCCCGGCCGAGGAGGTCGTGGCGGCTTTTGCCGATCTCATGGGCGCGGGCAAGGTGCGCGCGGTGGGGCTGAGCGATGTGCCCGCCTGGTACGCCACGAAGGCCGCGATGCTCGGCGGACCACCGATCACGGCGATGCAGCTGGAGTACTCGCTGGTGGAGCGCACGATCGAGACCGAGCACCTCCCGCTCGCCGCGGAGTTCGGCATCGCGGTACAGCCCTGGAGCGCGCTGGCCGGCGGCTTCCTCACCGGCAAGTACTCTCGCGACGGCGCCGGGTCCGGCCGGCTCGACGGCACGAAGCACTCCGAACGGCGCTGGGCGGTGCTCGACGCCGTCCGTGAGGTCGCCGCAGAGACCGGCCAGACGCCGGCGCAGGTCGCGATGCACTGGGTGCTGCGGCGGCCCGGAATCGCGGGCACCCTCGTCGGGGCGCGCTCGGCGCGGCAGCTCACGGACACGCTCGGAGCGCTGGCGCTGGACCTGCCCGCCGCGGTGCTCGACCGGCTCACGGAGGTGAGCGCGCCCGAGCTGCCGTTCCCGCACAACATCCTCGCCCGGTTTTCGTAA